A portion of the Bulleidia sp. zg-1006 genome contains these proteins:
- the trmFO gene encoding methylenetetrahydrofolate--tRNA-(uracil(54)-C(5))-methyltransferase (FADH(2)-oxidizing) TrmFO produces the protein MRVRVIGAGLAGCEASYQLAKRGFEVDLYEMKPKKFSPAHRSENFAELVCSNSFRSDALTNAVGVLKNELRMMDSFIMKVADETKIPAGSALAVDREQFSSLVTKRLKEMKNITLHYEEIEKLDTSVPTIVASGPLSSKAISKSIQDYFQEKDFYFYDAVAPIVTVDSIDFTKAYRKSRYDKGSDDYINCPMNQEEFLAFYQAVITAETAETHDFEKELYFEGCMPFEVMAKRGMKTLLFGPMKPVGLKQEGKEKPYAVVQLRQDNATSSLYNIVGFQTHLKWSEQKKVIHLIPGLEKAEIVRYGVMHRNSYINSPKYLEDTYRVSREKYVFFAGQMTGVEGYIESCASGFVAAVNMVQILQGKEEIHFGQGTMIGAMAHYISHASQSNFQPMNANFGIMNLEKIVKKKEKKEAYAPQSVAHIKELKEKYGL, from the coding sequence GTGAGGGTACGAGTAATAGGAGCTGGATTAGCTGGATGTGAAGCAAGTTATCAGTTAGCTAAAAGAGGTTTTGAAGTTGATTTATATGAAATGAAACCAAAGAAATTTTCACCAGCTCATCGTAGTGAAAATTTTGCGGAATTGGTTTGTTCAAATAGTTTTAGAAGTGATGCCTTAACCAATGCGGTGGGAGTGTTAAAAAATGAATTAAGAATGATGGATTCTTTCATTATGAAAGTGGCAGATGAAACGAAAATACCAGCCGGTTCGGCTTTAGCGGTGGATCGTGAACAATTTTCTTCACTAGTCACAAAACGTTTAAAAGAAATGAAGAATATCACCCTTCATTATGAAGAAATAGAAAAGTTGGATACATCTGTTCCAACGATTGTGGCTTCCGGACCTTTAAGCTCAAAAGCCATTTCAAAATCAATTCAAGACTATTTTCAAGAAAAAGACTTTTATTTTTATGATGCGGTAGCGCCAATTGTAACAGTGGATTCCATTGATTTTACGAAAGCTTATCGAAAGTCACGTTATGATAAAGGAAGTGATGATTACATCAATTGCCCGATGAATCAAGAAGAGTTTCTGGCTTTTTATCAGGCTGTTATAACAGCCGAAACAGCCGAAACACATGACTTTGAAAAAGAGCTTTATTTTGAAGGCTGTATGCCTTTTGAAGTCATGGCAAAAAGAGGTATGAAAACCTTATTGTTTGGACCAATGAAACCAGTTGGTTTAAAGCAAGAAGGAAAAGAAAAACCATATGCAGTAGTGCAATTAAGACAAGATAATGCGACTTCCTCTTTATACAATATAGTTGGCTTTCAAACACACTTGAAATGGTCTGAACAAAAGAAAGTAATTCATCTAATCCCAGGATTAGAGAAGGCTGAAATTGTTCGTTATGGTGTGATGCATCGAAATAGTTATATTAACTCACCAAAGTATTTAGAAGATACCTATCGTGTTTCAAGGGAGAAATACGTATTCTTTGCCGGACAAATGACGGGTGTTGAGGGTTATATTGAATCTTGTGCCAGCGGCTTTGTGGCAGCGGTTAATATGGTGCAAATTTTGCAGGGTAAAGAAGAAATTCATTTTGGTCAAGGGACGATGATTGGTGCTATGGCACACTATATATCCCATGCTTCACAAAGTAATTTTCAACCAATGAATGCGAATTTTGGTATCATGAACTTGGAAAAGATTGTTAAAAAGAAAGAAAAGAAGGAAGCTTACGCACCACAATCCGTGGCTCATATTAAAGAATTGAAAGAAAAGTATGGATTATAG
- the xerA gene encoding site-specific tyrosine recombinase/integron integrase has translation MDYRKSLESFLAYIRLAKTGSRHTEDAYRRDIESFISYLEEEKIDTWKKVDKNFLLTYFTNLRRRNRLSNSSYDRYLSSLRSFFRYLNLYEGIGHNPMSSFKNVKISRPLPEYLTVNQVQDLLASFDLNDEKGLRNRCIVELLYACGLRISECTNIKVRDIHLRERYVRIMGKESKERMVPFYEDLAILLAKYLKESASFSNLDQPIFMGLKRKAISTRSIQLLLEKKGRELNLPFRLHPHVLRHSFATHLLDNGADLRVVQSLLGHENLSTTQIYTHVSQDTLRRVIEETHPLSRQ, from the coding sequence ATGGATTATAGAAAATCTTTAGAATCTTTTTTAGCCTACATTCGCTTGGCAAAAACAGGTTCCAGACATACCGAAGATGCTTATCGAAGGGATATAGAATCTTTTATTTCTTACTTAGAAGAAGAGAAAATTGACACTTGGAAGAAAGTGGATAAAAATTTCTTATTGACTTATTTCACAAATCTTCGTCGAAGAAATCGTCTTTCGAATAGTAGTTATGATCGTTATCTATCTTCACTCCGTTCGTTTTTTCGTTATTTAAATCTTTATGAGGGAATTGGGCATAATCCAATGTCTTCTTTTAAGAATGTAAAAATAAGCCGTCCTTTACCAGAATATTTAACGGTTAATCAAGTACAAGATTTATTAGCTTCATTTGATTTGAATGATGAAAAGGGTTTACGCAATCGTTGCATTGTGGAGCTATTGTATGCTTGTGGTCTTCGTATTAGTGAATGTACCAATATTAAAGTTCGTGATATTCATTTACGAGAACGTTATGTGCGCATTATGGGTAAGGAAAGTAAAGAAAGAATGGTGCCTTTTTATGAAGATTTGGCTATTTTATTAGCGAAGTATTTGAAAGAATCTGCTTCTTTTTCTAATTTAGACCAGCCGATTTTTATGGGATTAAAAAGAAAGGCTATCTCTACTCGTTCAATTCAGTTATTATTAGAAAAGAAAGGTCGAGAATTAAATTTGCCTTTCCGACTTCATCCGCATGTGTTGCGACATAGTTTCGCAACACACTTATTAGATAATGGGGCTGATTTAAGGGTGGTTCAATCCTTATTAGGTCATGAAAATTTAAGCACAACACAAATATACACTCATGTTTCGCAAGACACTTTAAGAAGAGTGATTGAAGAAACACATCCTTTATCACGCCAATAG
- a CDS encoding nucleoside phosphorylase, giving the protein MITSSYRKNSKPMLEPANLTFQGIEIKNSLATFSWRLIEDLLVKNLIEEIPDVEYACNASMISKIYLFKNSSIGICLFPVAAPVAHAAMLENSAFFHVKNWVVFGSCGGLVPIPSGHLLLITEAYRDEGTSYHYLEPSDFITLTGSSLVQAFYEKHNLPYQTGKIWTTDAFYRETKEEIQEHIVQGCIAVDMEASALQAVSQSYGLKYYPFFYTADSLAGIEYDAGIIGHEGEKDIRIKMTLLAKKFVEEML; this is encoded by the coding sequence ATGATTACAAGTTCTTATCGAAAAAATTCAAAACCAATGCTTGAACCAGCTAATTTAACGTTTCAAGGGATTGAAATCAAAAATAGTCTAGCTACTTTTTCATGGCGTTTGATAGAAGATTTATTGGTTAAAAATCTCATTGAAGAAATTCCTGATGTTGAATATGCTTGTAATGCTTCCATGATTAGTAAAATTTATTTGTTTAAAAATAGTTCCATAGGTATTTGTCTTTTCCCGGTAGCGGCTCCGGTTGCCCATGCTGCCATGCTAGAAAATAGTGCTTTCTTTCATGTGAAGAATTGGGTGGTTTTTGGTTCTTGTGGAGGATTGGTACCAATTCCATCTGGACATCTATTATTGATAACAGAAGCGTATCGAGATGAGGGAACGAGTTATCATTATTTAGAACCATCTGATTTTATCACTTTAACCGGCTCGTCTTTGGTGCAAGCTTTTTATGAAAAACACAATTTGCCTTATCAAACAGGAAAAATTTGGACGACCGATGCTTTTTACCGTGAAACCAAAGAAGAAATACAAGAACATATTGTCCAAGGTTGTATTGCTGTGGATATGGAAGCGAGTGCTTTACAAGCAGTTAGTCAAAGTTATGGTTTGAAGTATTATCCTTTTTTTTACACAGCCGATTCGTTAGCTGGTATAGAATATGATGCCGGAATTATCGGTCATGAAGGTGAAAAGGACATTCGTATTAAAATGACTTTGTTAGCGAAGAAATTTGTGGAAGAGATGCTGTAA
- a CDS encoding TetR/AcrR family transcriptional regulator: MSNLTLNQVVRESITEALFRLMHNKDFEKIKIKEITDLAGVGRVSFYRNFDSKKEVVIQQLNAVTKQWCLLHQDELQRLKDYLPLLEELKPILVLLKSSNGTDLLYDYLYEALLPQMDTEKRAYLLEMQVGMFFGIMKHWIRNDFKESQEQLNHFLACLDQCNFPEK, from the coding sequence ATGTCAAATTTAACATTGAACCAAGTGGTTAGAGAAAGCATTACGGAAGCCTTGTTTCGTTTGATGCACAATAAAGACTTTGAGAAAATCAAGATAAAAGAGATAACGGATTTAGCCGGTGTAGGGCGTGTTTCTTTTTATCGTAATTTTGATTCGAAAAAGGAGGTTGTGATTCAACAATTGAATGCAGTCACAAAACAATGGTGTCTTCTTCATCAAGATGAATTGCAAAGATTAAAGGATTACTTACCATTATTGGAAGAATTGAAGCCTATTTTAGTGCTTTTAAAATCATCCAATGGTACAGATTTGTTGTATGACTATTTGTATGAAGCTTTATTACCACAGATGGATACAGAAAAAAGAGCTTACTTGCTTGAAATGCAGGTAGGAATGTTCTTTGGAATTATGAAGCATTGGATTCGTAATGATTTCAAGGAAAGCCAAGAACAACTTAATCATTTTTTGGCTTGTTTGGATCAATGCAACTTCCCGGAAAAATAG
- the rpsB gene encoding 30S ribosomal protein S2 yields MTVVSMKKMLENGVHFGHQTRKWNPKMKQFIYTAKNHVYIIDLVKTQEKLDEAYNALKKIAEDGGKVLFVGTKKQAQATILEEALRSGSFYVNQRWLGGILTNFRTIQKSIKKLLEIEEMEASGAINVYKKKEQALLLKKKDRLENFLGGIKEMKKLPDAVFVVDPLEEHNAVAEARKLGIPVFALIDTNADPDMVDYPIPSNDDALRSVKLMVSAIADALVEAKGGVLEVAHQDDETEEDITMKDVIVEVDRQAAEYEKKRRQKMEERRAQMASRRQNGERRVFKRDSVRPVEADKKVEAEAPKEEN; encoded by the coding sequence ATGACTGTTGTTTCAATGAAGAAAATGTTAGAGAATGGCGTTCATTTTGGTCACCAAACAAGAAAATGGAATCCAAAAATGAAGCAATTCATCTACACAGCTAAGAATCATGTATATATCATCGACTTAGTTAAGACGCAAGAAAAATTAGATGAAGCTTACAATGCTCTAAAGAAGATTGCGGAAGATGGTGGAAAGGTATTGTTTGTTGGTACTAAGAAACAAGCCCAAGCAACTATCTTAGAAGAAGCATTACGTTCCGGTAGCTTTTATGTTAATCAAAGATGGTTGGGTGGTATCTTAACAAACTTCCGTACAATTCAAAAATCAATTAAGAAATTATTAGAAATTGAAGAAATGGAAGCTTCCGGTGCTATCAATGTCTACAAGAAAAAGGAACAAGCGCTTCTTCTTAAGAAGAAAGACCGTTTAGAAAACTTTCTTGGTGGTATCAAGGAAATGAAGAAATTACCGGATGCAGTTTTCGTGGTTGACCCGTTAGAAGAACATAATGCGGTTGCGGAAGCTCGTAAATTAGGTATTCCTGTCTTTGCGTTAATTGATACCAATGCGGATCCGGATATGGTGGATTATCCCATCCCATCTAACGATGATGCTTTGCGTTCTGTTAAGTTAATGGTTTCAGCTATTGCGGATGCGTTGGTAGAAGCTAAGGGTGGTGTTCTAGAAGTGGCTCACCAAGACGATGAAACAGAAGAAGACATCACGATGAAGGATGTTATTGTTGAAGTGGATCGTCAAGCCGCTGAATATGAAAAGAAGAGAAGACAAAAGATGGAAGAACGTCGTGCGCAAATGGCTAGCCGTCGTCAGAATGGTGAACGTCGTGTGTTCAAGAGAGATAGCGTTCGTCCAGTTGAAGCTGATAAAAAGGTAGAAGCTGAAGCTCCTAAGGAGGAAAACTAA
- the tsf gene encoding translation elongation factor Ts: protein MAVTAAQVKELRELTGAGMLDCKNALTETNGDVQAAIDWLRERGIAKAQKKSGRIAAEGLAKVVIEGNKAVAVEVNSETDFVAKNDQFLTLLDTVATTILHSNAKTNEEALALATADGNLGNTIVNAVATIGENITLRRFELVEKADDEEFGTYTHQGGRIVSVVVLKGTEDGQVAKNIAMQVASMNPSYISREYMPKEIVDHEREIQVQLLNNDESLANKPEKVKAGILEGRLSKSLQDMCLVDQEYFLDTNLKVKDFLKENHAEVSQMVKYTVGEGIEKKEDDFVAEVAAMAKN, encoded by the coding sequence ATGGCAGTTACAGCAGCTCAAGTAAAGGAATTACGTGAACTAACGGGAGCAGGAATGCTCGATTGCAAAAATGCTTTAACAGAAACCAATGGTGATGTGCAAGCGGCGATTGACTGGTTGCGTGAACGTGGTATTGCCAAGGCACAAAAGAAATCTGGTCGTATTGCGGCTGAGGGTTTAGCAAAGGTTGTTATTGAGGGCAATAAAGCCGTTGCCGTTGAAGTTAACTCGGAAACAGACTTCGTTGCTAAGAATGATCAATTCTTAACTTTATTGGATACAGTGGCTACAACCATCTTGCATAGTAATGCTAAAACAAATGAAGAAGCTTTAGCCTTAGCTACTGCTGATGGTAATTTAGGTAACACCATCGTAAACGCAGTTGCAACGATTGGTGAAAATATTACATTACGTCGTTTTGAACTTGTTGAAAAAGCGGATGATGAAGAGTTCGGTACTTATACGCATCAAGGTGGTCGTATTGTATCGGTTGTTGTGTTAAAGGGTACAGAAGATGGACAAGTGGCTAAGAATATTGCCATGCAAGTAGCTTCTATGAATCCAAGCTATATTTCTCGTGAATATATGCCAAAGGAAATCGTTGACCATGAACGTGAAATTCAAGTTCAATTATTGAACAACGATGAATCCTTAGCAAATAAGCCTGAAAAGGTGAAGGCCGGTATTTTGGAAGGTCGTTTATCGAAGTCCTTACAAGATATGTGCTTAGTCGACCAAGAATATTTCTTAGATACAAACTTAAAGGTAAAGGATTTCTTAAAGGAAAACCATGCTGAAGTAAGTCAAATGGTTAAATACACCGTTGGTGAAGGTATCGAAAAGAAGGAAGATGACTTCGTAGCTGAAGTGGCGGCGATGGCTAAAAACTAA
- the pyrH gene encoding UMP kinase: protein MYKRVLLKLSGEALAGSERNFDSNVLSQLAKEVKEAHDKGIEIAIVVGGGNFIRGKVVAENGFDRVQGDNMGMLATVINALAIQSRLEDIGVDTRVMTSIEMQKVAEPFIQRRAIRHLEKGRVVIFGGGTGSPFFSTDTTAALRASEIKADVILMAKNGVDGVYNADPKKDESATMFDHLSYMDLLNKNLQVMDSTATSMCKDNNIELIVFNMNEVGNLVKAMSGEKIGTSITKEDK, encoded by the coding sequence ATGTACAAACGGGTGTTATTAAAGCTAAGTGGCGAAGCCTTAGCTGGTTCAGAAAGAAACTTTGATTCGAATGTCCTTAGTCAGTTGGCGAAAGAAGTTAAGGAAGCTCATGATAAAGGAATTGAAATTGCGATTGTCGTAGGTGGTGGTAATTTTATTCGTGGTAAGGTTGTTGCAGAGAATGGTTTTGACCGGGTTCAAGGTGATAACATGGGTATGCTAGCAACGGTGATTAACGCTTTAGCGATTCAATCTCGTTTGGAAGATATTGGTGTGGACACACGTGTGATGACATCTATTGAAATGCAAAAAGTAGCCGAACCTTTCATTCAAAGAAGAGCGATTCGTCATTTAGAAAAAGGAAGAGTGGTCATTTTTGGTGGGGGAACGGGTTCACCTTTCTTCTCAACGGATACAACGGCTGCGTTAAGAGCATCGGAAATTAAAGCGGATGTCATCTTAATGGCAAAAAATGGTGTTGATGGTGTCTATAATGCGGATCCTAAGAAAGATGAGTCAGCGACGATGTTTGACCATTTGAGTTATATGGATTTATTGAACAAGAACTTACAGGTCATGGATTCAACAGCGACTAGTATGTGTAAGGATAATAATATTGAATTGATTGTCTTTAATATGAATGAAGTGGGTAATCTTGTAAAAGCAATGAGTGGTGAAAAAATTGGTACCAGTATTACAAAGGAGGATAAATAA
- the frr gene encoding ribosome recycling factor — protein MAYPMIDSCSVKMDKVMDHLQSELNMVRTGMANAKLVDRVEVDYYGTPTPLNQIAGISVSEGRTIVIKPYDPSSLKGIERACNEANLGIAPQNDGTVIRLTVPQLTGETRKEMTKKVGQIAEEAKIQIRNIRRDAMNMVKKDKEMDEDIQKDMENEIQKLTDKYVKKIEEQAKAKEAEVLKL, from the coding sequence ATGGCATACCCAATGATTGATAGTTGTAGTGTAAAAATGGATAAAGTAATGGACCATCTTCAATCAGAATTGAATATGGTTCGCACCGGCATGGCGAATGCTAAGTTGGTGGATCGGGTTGAGGTAGACTACTATGGAACACCGACCCCATTAAACCAGATTGCCGGTATTTCGGTTTCAGAGGGGCGTACGATTGTGATTAAGCCTTACGACCCATCTTCATTAAAAGGAATTGAAAGAGCTTGTAATGAAGCGAACTTAGGCATAGCACCGCAAAACGATGGAACGGTAATTCGTTTAACCGTTCCTCAATTAACAGGAGAAACACGTAAGGAAATGACGAAGAAGGTTGGTCAAATTGCTGAGGAAGCGAAGATTCAAATTCGTAATATCCGTCGTGATGCTATGAATATGGTTAAGAAAGATAAAGAAATGGATGAGGATATACAAAAGGATATGGAAAATGAAATCCAAAAATTAACCGATAAGTATGTCAAAAAGATTGAAGAACAAGCGAAAGCGAAGGAAGCAGAAGTCTTAAAGCTATAA
- the uppS gene encoding polyprenyl diphosphate synthase, producing MKSINHIAIIMDGNGRWAKAQGKIRTAGHLVGAENVRTIAIAANRLGVKHLTLYAFSTENWQRSQEEVSYIMKLPAIFFKKYMKEFIDRGFRMEIIGELEQLPKSTKEVLLEAEEESKQNKGLHLSICMNYGGQSETVIAAKRYAKALQENPKLELTMDNFHEFLLTKNLPPVDLMIRTGGEERISNYLPWQLAYAELMFVQESWPEFSEEVLKNCIEKYKHRNRRFGGVKE from the coding sequence ATGAAATCAATTAATCATATCGCTATTATCATGGATGGAAATGGTCGTTGGGCAAAAGCACAAGGTAAAATCCGTACGGCGGGTCATCTAGTGGGTGCTGAAAATGTACGAACCATCGCTATCGCCGCCAACCGATTAGGCGTAAAACACTTAACACTTTATGCTTTTTCAACAGAAAATTGGCAACGAAGTCAAGAGGAAGTGAGCTATATTATGAAATTACCAGCCATTTTCTTTAAAAAATACATGAAAGAATTTATTGACCGTGGTTTTCGTATGGAAATCATTGGTGAATTGGAACAATTACCAAAGAGTACAAAAGAAGTTTTATTAGAAGCTGAAGAAGAATCAAAACAAAATAAAGGGCTTCACTTAAGTATTTGCATGAATTATGGTGGTCAAAGTGAAACCGTGATTGCTGCTAAGCGCTATGCTAAAGCCTTACAAGAAAATCCAAAATTAGAGCTAACGATGGATAATTTTCATGAGTTTTTATTAACGAAAAACCTACCACCTGTGGATTTAATGATACGAACCGGCGGTGAAGAAAGGATTTCTAACTATTTACCTTGGCAATTGGCTTATGCGGAATTGATGTTTGTTCAAGAAAGTTGGCCGGAATTTAGTGAAGAGGTATTAAAAAATTGTATTGAAAAATATAAACATCGGAATCGCCGTTTTGGAGGTGTAAAAGAATGA
- a CDS encoding phosphatidate cytidylyltransferase, giving the protein MNTLIKKTMWAIVLALIVMPPLLMGGHYVVVLETLIALASAYEIACLGDKDYLILNTAVNFGFMILMGMAPTLFRMMVIGGFLFLYFLFALTISNYTIEKTVYSFSMSLLVGLAIEGLHSIYRSSGTFGPRMMMFVFFACYACDSFAYICGFFFGKHKLAPKISPKKTWEGAIGGYLFGVAFAYVYSLIFLTDVKSWWLILVSLVLPFVAQIGDLSLSNVKRHFGIKDFSHLIPYHGGILDRIDSLVFCLMIMNGLLIAGGIV; this is encoded by the coding sequence ATGAACACTTTAATTAAGAAAACAATGTGGGCTATTGTGCTTGCTTTAATTGTAATGCCCCCATTATTAATGGGTGGTCATTATGTGGTTGTTTTAGAAACACTAATTGCTTTAGCCTCTGCTTATGAGATTGCTTGTTTAGGGGATAAAGATTATCTGATTTTAAATACAGCTGTGAATTTTGGCTTTATGATATTGATGGGAATGGCACCTACTTTATTTCGTATGATGGTCATAGGCGGCTTTTTATTCTTATATTTCTTATTTGCGCTAACCATTTCAAACTATACAATTGAAAAAACAGTTTATAGCTTTTCAATGTCTTTATTGGTGGGTTTGGCGATTGAGGGTCTACATAGTATTTACAGATCTTCGGGAACTTTTGGACCAAGAATGATGATGTTTGTATTTTTTGCTTGCTATGCTTGTGATAGTTTTGCCTATATCTGTGGTTTCTTCTTTGGTAAGCATAAATTAGCTCCGAAAATTAGTCCTAAGAAAACATGGGAAGGAGCGATTGGTGGTTATTTATTTGGAGTGGCTTTCGCTTATGTTTATTCGCTTATCTTTTTAACAGATGTTAAAAGTTGGTGGCTTATTTTGGTTTCTCTTGTGTTACCATTCGTGGCACAAATTGGTGATTTAAGTTTATCTAATGTAAAACGTCATTTTGGTATTAAGGATTTTAGTCACTTAATTCCATATCATGGTGGTATTTTAGACCGTATTGATTCACTTGTTTTCTGTTTAATGATTATGAATGGTTTATTGATTGCAGGGGGGATTGTGTAA
- the dxr gene encoding 1-deoxy-D-xylulose-5-phosphate reductoisomerase has protein sequence MKRLVLLGASGSIGEQTLDVLEQHPSEFELVALSVGHRLDCFKKAILNHPELKAICVQEEKDALSLKKDYPHLEVVFGDYGLKTLSEMDYDVLVNALVGFVGFYPSVYALESGHDVALANKESLVVGGEVIQTILEETGRKLFPIDSEHSAIFQCLQGEDKKGVENLWITASGGSFRHLRRDELENVTVKQALSHPNWTMGAKITIDSATMMNKGFEVIEAHYLFGIPYHHIKVVLHPESIIHSMVEFKDHSFMAQLASPDMRLPIQYALSYPNRWDLEEEHPFNPFPATNLSFQKLDFMRFPLLKLAYEAGLKKGNQPILINAANEVANLAFREGNLSFLDIENCIQDCLNHFPFETVSTKEDVLRIHQEATSYCQKIWRK, from the coding sequence ATGAAGCGGCTTGTTTTATTGGGGGCTTCCGGTTCAATTGGTGAACAAACTTTAGATGTTTTAGAACAGCACCCTAGTGAATTTGAATTGGTGGCTTTATCCGTTGGTCATCGTTTGGATTGTTTCAAGAAGGCTATCCTAAATCATCCGGAATTAAAGGCAATTTGTGTACAAGAAGAGAAGGATGCTTTATCCTTAAAGAAAGATTATCCTCATTTGGAGGTTGTCTTTGGTGATTATGGATTAAAGACATTGAGTGAGATGGACTATGATGTGCTAGTCAATGCCTTAGTTGGTTTTGTGGGCTTTTATCCGAGTGTGTATGCTTTGGAAAGCGGTCATGATGTTGCTTTAGCGAATAAAGAATCACTAGTTGTTGGTGGCGAAGTTATTCAAACTATCTTAGAAGAAACAGGGCGAAAGTTATTTCCGATTGATTCAGAACATTCCGCTATCTTTCAATGCCTTCAAGGTGAAGATAAAAAGGGGGTTGAAAACTTATGGATAACCGCTTCGGGTGGCTCTTTCCGTCATCTAAGAAGAGATGAGTTAGAAAATGTAACGGTAAAACAAGCTTTAAGTCATCCAAACTGGACAATGGGAGCTAAGATTACAATTGATTCTGCAACGATGATGAATAAAGGCTTTGAAGTCATAGAAGCCCATTATTTATTTGGTATACCATATCATCATATTAAAGTGGTGTTGCATCCTGAATCTATTATTCATTCGATGGTGGAATTCAAAGATCATAGCTTTATGGCTCAATTAGCTTCACCGGATATGCGTTTACCTATTCAATACGCTTTATCGTATCCAAATCGTTGGGATTTAGAAGAGGAACATCCTTTTAATCCATTTCCAGCAACGAATCTTTCTTTTCAAAAGCTGGATTTCATGCGTTTTCCTTTATTGAAATTAGCTTATGAGGCTGGTTTGAAAAAGGGAAATCAACCTATTTTGATCAATGCGGCGAATGAGGTTGCTAATCTTGCGTTTCGAGAAGGGAATTTATCTTTCTTGGATATTGAAAACTGTATTCAAGATTGTCTAAATCATTTCCCTTTTGAAACCGTTTCAACCAAAGAGGATGTGCTTCGTATTCATCAAGAAGCCACTTCTTATTGTCAAAAAATATGGAGAAAATAA
- the rseP gene encoding RIP metalloprotease RseP, with product MNLIIFLLVLSFIVAIHEFGHLLAAKAFGVYCYEYAVGMGPQLLKTRNTETTYALRLLPIGGFVAMAGAPEDDENYADVEVPEGRHLSEKKTWQRVIVMLAGVIMNFLLAWLLFSICLVSTGHYQEQPKAIIGEVLGNSAASEAGLQSGDVIQEIVSPSGNHVKPYLFSEMPKFESDKTYTISVLRNGEVKKVTIRPKYDAKQNRYWIGISAKQAPVKKVTLWNMWWYGAVTFGEVSGLMAKVIIQLFQGIGLQSLSGPVGIYQVTSRYASMGLIPLLFLVAQLSLNVGIFNLLPLPVLDGGQIVITLIEGAIHRPLKEKYKLWVMMACWFILIGLMLFVTWNDISRLLFH from the coding sequence ATGAATTTAATTATCTTTTTACTTGTCCTATCGTTTATCGTTGCCATTCATGAGTTTGGTCATTTATTAGCGGCGAAAGCCTTTGGCGTATATTGTTATGAATACGCTGTTGGAATGGGACCACAACTATTAAAAACAAGAAATACGGAAACAACTTATGCGCTTCGTTTATTGCCAATTGGCGGTTTTGTGGCAATGGCCGGAGCTCCAGAGGACGATGAAAATTATGCGGATGTTGAAGTGCCGGAAGGTCGTCATTTATCGGAAAAGAAAACATGGCAACGAGTGATTGTGATGTTAGCGGGGGTTATAATGAACTTCTTGTTAGCATGGCTATTATTTTCCATCTGTTTGGTATCCACAGGTCATTATCAGGAACAACCAAAAGCAATCATTGGTGAGGTTTTAGGAAACTCAGCAGCTAGTGAAGCCGGTTTACAAAGTGGAGATGTGATTCAAGAAATTGTGTCACCAAGTGGAAACCATGTTAAACCATATTTGTTTAGTGAAATGCCGAAGTTTGAATCGGATAAGACTTATACTATTTCGGTTTTAAGAAATGGAGAAGTGAAAAAAGTCACTATTCGTCCAAAATACGATGCCAAACAAAATCGTTATTGGATTGGGATTAGTGCCAAACAAGCGCCAGTTAAGAAAGTAACGCTTTGGAATATGTGGTGGTATGGAGCTGTTACTTTTGGTGAAGTGTCCGGTTTAATGGCAAAGGTGATTATTCAGTTATTCCAAGGAATTGGTTTACAGAGTTTATCCGGTCCAGTGGGTATCTATCAAGTCACAAGTCGTTATGCTTCGATGGGTTTAATACCACTTCTATTCTTAGTAGCACAGTTAAGCTTAAATGTCGGTATTTTTAATTTATTACCATTGCCGGTCTTGGATGGTGGGCAAATTGTGATAACTTTAATTGAAGGGGCTATTCATCGTCCATTAAAAGAAAAATATAAGTTATGGGTAATGATGGCATGTTGGTTCATATTGATTGGACTTATGTTGTTTGTGACATGGAATGATATTTCAAGATTATTATTTCATTAG